Proteins encoded by one window of Acidipropionibacterium virtanenii:
- a CDS encoding MalY/PatB family protein: MTQFDFDSPTTEWLKARGTARWHDVADGVIPLWVAEMDFPVAPPVQAAIQDIVTKQAYGYPRDNGLKEAWAEWAKNHQGLDVDPSKVTILPDVLTGVRLALRTFSPAGSPVVLPTPAYMPFWDVPGLVGRRIVAVPMVTGADGRSTLDLDGIGKAFAQGARSIILCNPYNPLGRVFNETELRGLAEVAEEYGAFVVADEIHGPLVPAGGPAQGRTVPYASVSDAAAAHSINLMSASKSWNLAGLLTAVGTLFTDENQRLWKKEVHELETEGASTVGMAANLAAFTSGQPWLDEANEYIHANAVWLHDELARELPRAHFTVPEATYLGWIDFRDCGLPANAGTWLLRNARIRLNDGPTFGPGGEGHARINLATPRYLLVEAVGRMADAINKR, encoded by the coding sequence ATGACCCAGTTCGACTTCGACTCGCCCACCACCGAATGGCTCAAGGCGCGTGGCACCGCCCGGTGGCACGACGTGGCCGACGGAGTCATCCCGCTGTGGGTGGCCGAGATGGACTTCCCCGTGGCACCTCCGGTGCAGGCCGCGATCCAGGACATCGTCACCAAGCAGGCCTACGGATACCCCCGCGACAACGGCCTCAAGGAGGCCTGGGCGGAGTGGGCGAAGAATCATCAAGGGCTGGACGTCGACCCCTCGAAGGTCACCATCCTCCCCGACGTGCTGACCGGGGTGCGGCTGGCGCTGCGCACCTTCTCACCGGCGGGATCGCCGGTGGTGCTGCCCACTCCGGCGTACATGCCGTTCTGGGACGTGCCAGGGCTGGTCGGCCGCAGGATCGTTGCCGTCCCCATGGTCACCGGGGCCGACGGGCGGTCCACCCTGGATCTTGACGGGATCGGGAAGGCCTTCGCGCAGGGCGCCCGGTCGATCATCCTGTGCAATCCGTACAACCCGCTCGGCCGGGTCTTCAACGAGACCGAGCTGCGCGGCCTGGCGGAGGTCGCCGAGGAGTACGGCGCCTTCGTGGTGGCCGACGAGATCCACGGGCCGCTGGTCCCTGCCGGAGGCCCCGCCCAGGGACGCACCGTGCCCTACGCCTCGGTGTCTGATGCCGCTGCAGCCCACTCGATCAACCTCATGTCGGCATCCAAGTCGTGGAACCTGGCAGGCCTTCTGACGGCCGTGGGCACCCTCTTCACCGACGAGAACCAGAGGTTGTGGAAGAAGGAGGTCCACGAGCTCGAGACCGAGGGGGCCAGCACGGTCGGCATGGCCGCGAACCTAGCGGCCTTCACATCGGGCCAGCCCTGGCTCGACGAGGCCAACGAGTACATCCACGCCAATGCCGTGTGGCTGCACGACGAACTCGCGCGCGAACTGCCCCGGGCCCATTTCACGGTGCCCGAGGCCACCTACCTCGGCTGGATCGACTTCCGCGACTGCGGCCTGCCCGCCAATGCAGGCACCTGGCTGCTGAGGAACGCCCGCATCCGCCTGAACGACGGACCGACCTTCGGGCCCGGCGGGGAGGGGCACGCCCGGATCAACCTGGCCACCCCGCGGTATCTGCTGGTGGAGGCCGTCGGACGGATGGCGGACGCGATCAACAAGCGATGA
- a CDS encoding AzlD domain-containing protein, with protein MNTFLMILVAAAITFGLRFVPMLGIDRMKGHESVERLSALMPGGIMIILVAYTLVDPNREGPLWTWLVAIAVTVAVHLWRRSPLITMLTGIGAYALLAALA; from the coding sequence GTGAACACCTTCCTGATGATCCTGGTGGCGGCGGCCATCACCTTCGGGCTGCGATTCGTGCCGATGCTGGGGATCGACCGGATGAAGGGCCACGAGTCGGTGGAGCGGCTCTCGGCGCTGATGCCCGGCGGGATCATGATCATCCTGGTGGCCTACACGCTGGTGGATCCGAACCGCGAGGGTCCGCTGTGGACCTGGCTGGTCGCCATCGCCGTCACGGTGGCCGTCCACCTGTGGCGCCGCAGCCCACTGATCACCATGCTCACCGGCATCGGCGCCTACGCCCTGCTGGCCGCCCTGGCCTGA
- a CDS encoding AzlC family ABC transporter permease, which yields MSEATPGTVRGWSDDLRWALHASGPVAMGYVPLGMALGALVVNLGLHWWLAPVMATVVYAGSMEFLLAGLLVSAPGLASVALATLAVNFRHIFYPLAYPTRLLRRPWQKVLGAWQLTDEMYALLAGGMTPQSSRQVLTLSSVTQFWWVSGTVLGTAIGSLVPAAFKGLDFAMTGLFIALALNFFLSSRTWRVAGYAAVGIGASLLLPGPFLAWSLSVFTLCCLAEVRVADRRGRGAGGRTAADQGTGSGGAGPSGSATAGQDTTGEEPR from the coding sequence GTGTCCGAAGCCACGCCCGGGACCGTTCGGGGGTGGAGCGACGACCTCCGCTGGGCGCTCCACGCCTCCGGGCCGGTGGCGATGGGATATGTGCCTCTCGGGATGGCTCTGGGGGCGCTCGTGGTGAACCTGGGACTGCACTGGTGGCTGGCCCCGGTGATGGCGACCGTGGTCTATGCGGGATCGATGGAGTTCCTGCTGGCGGGCCTCCTCGTCTCGGCTCCGGGTCTGGCGTCAGTGGCGCTGGCCACTCTGGCGGTGAACTTCCGGCACATCTTCTACCCGCTGGCCTATCCCACCCGGCTGCTGCGCCGCCCGTGGCAGAAGGTGCTCGGCGCCTGGCAGCTCACCGACGAGATGTATGCGCTGCTGGCCGGCGGAATGACGCCGCAGAGTTCCCGCCAGGTGCTGACGCTGTCGAGCGTCACCCAGTTCTGGTGGGTGTCGGGAACCGTGCTGGGCACCGCGATCGGCAGCCTCGTGCCGGCCGCGTTCAAAGGGCTGGACTTCGCGATGACGGGCCTGTTCATCGCTCTTGCGCTCAACTTCTTCCTGTCCTCCCGGACCTGGCGGGTGGCGGGCTACGCAGCGGTCGGGATCGGCGCGTCGCTGCTGCTGCCCGGCCCGTTCCTGGCGTGGTCGCTGTCGGTCTTCACGCTGTGCTGCCTGGCCGAGGTGCGGGTGGCGGACCGCCGGGGGCGCGGCGCAGGAGGCCGGACTGCAGCTGATCAGGGCACCGGTAGCGGGGGCGCCGGGCCCTCCGGGAGCGCCACGGCGGGCCAGGACACGACCGGGGAGGAGCCGAGGTGA